From Saprospiraceae bacterium, one genomic window encodes:
- a CDS encoding response regulator, translating to MDRFVTWALNNNCIFVAMPANPSTLVVKNECKLGNRNVFRFSLWMRPFCVIFSTLMGIGLYAQLNYSLVRQLDAKDGLSENKITYSALDHDGLYWFATAGELNRWGGSRFHSFPMTDQFGVSYSGIAFRLSGISDFRFINYYSSVDLSLIGVYNYKSGILEQVDQREFRDRGETLIAMLADEYRNPFFLARENRSDSVSLYYYNSRGVFQPCIKLGVRDTTRGYAAEVNRNQPYCVMGGYVWYLSDKRSIVRISPESRHKREYTTYYENDAEKKFDSFRPSYFIISGNQKLYFVDPTLRKLFFYNCIYDRWDFVLNTPEGVVFQEADEKGNLAFADIRNFQNFIDHLYFFDKENQNMYEVLPTPSRYRAVISNDFIKGYFAYGYEGIAQYRKSGSKVKKFLTHKSVYQNEAKEGALFPTRGIASVKDSLLIVCTAYNDIMTVDLMLDAQNILPFYDPKTKERVRVSDDFSKLISADENFVWLDYNTYFSRLDLSKSVAEKILPNIYDFVPGKDGQWYLCGSKDRTISDLYLWTEATNHLENLTRHISEDSMKINGNSVLFRDKRGYIWAGNQAGVQWFDPKNRSYKRLKSWYGNTDSPVSCIEQTADGTMWFGTLGSGLIKYHPENGVLQRYGNAEGLPNQKVASLIADSLNLWVATYDGLAYYFMHKNSFVKFYKEDGLSHNEFNRRSSLKLRDGRFVFGTIDGINVFRSEDLLGAKFDNQSRIKPIVISHSDGKELKRYRLGAEDIKKLIIPPSNRYCDFEFCLTGSSADNPAQLAYMVEGIHGSWNYTNSNRIEIPWLPSGRHLLRVKGADLMGDWSEEYTLALDVRQYFYQSWWFLSLISLIILFAIFKYQRLRHSRQLEHLSALQFKQLHDMKTKFFSYITHEFRTPLTLILGYAQFGMETDNTESGHFKKIAAAGRRLLDLVNQMLDLARAESGRLAIKPSSGNLVLFLAECYSRLEPLAKNKNIAFGFQSNCEELICEFDQDVLQKIVDNLLTNAIKFTPELGKVSLQLQLHKDHPEQFSENVMADIIVSDNGPGLSDEDRLKIFEPFYQTNRSSLQAGSGLGLTLVRELVDRTGGKIILESKPGKGSKFTIRFYFQQDPASQLGGSLELELNSDALTERPGELLEEGGETTASEDLILIVEDNPEIAEYIEKCLNEHFMCHKAVNGKDGFDKACTLVPDLIISDIMMPIMDGFELLQKLKSEPITSHIPVILLTAKVQAEDRIKGLKAGANAYLPKPFDPTELQLTVRNLFQLKREFIRRYTSADLLSPEIIADPPETNQSLLEDDFRLNDQFFLKLKSHIEENISEPELDNEDLCKFMGMSKSQLHRKVSALTGNPPVKLIRTIRLQHAAKLLMQSPEMTISEIGYASGFNSPAYFARVFQTEFGMSASEYRERQVQSYR from the coding sequence ATGGATCGTTTTGTAACTTGGGCCTTGAATAACAATTGTATTTTCGTTGCAATGCCTGCCAATCCATCTACTCTGGTTGTAAAAAATGAATGCAAGTTGGGAAATCGTAATGTATTCAGATTTAGCTTGTGGATGCGTCCGTTTTGTGTTATATTTTCGACACTGATGGGTATTGGTTTGTATGCACAACTCAACTATTCATTGGTACGTCAATTGGATGCAAAAGATGGATTGTCTGAAAACAAAATCACCTACTCAGCCTTAGACCATGACGGACTTTATTGGTTTGCAACTGCAGGAGAATTAAATCGTTGGGGTGGATCGAGGTTTCACTCCTTTCCAATGACAGACCAATTTGGGGTTTCATATTCCGGTATAGCTTTCAGATTGTCGGGAATCAGCGACTTTAGATTTATTAATTATTATAGCAGTGTTGATTTATCCCTTATAGGTGTTTATAATTACAAATCGGGAATACTCGAGCAAGTAGATCAAAGGGAATTTAGAGACCGGGGAGAAACATTGATAGCTATGCTGGCGGATGAATACCGCAATCCATTTTTTTTGGCAAGAGAAAATAGAAGTGATTCAGTTAGTTTGTACTATTATAATTCACGGGGTGTTTTTCAGCCTTGCATCAAGCTAGGCGTTAGAGACACGACACGAGGCTACGCAGCAGAAGTCAATAGAAATCAGCCCTATTGTGTAATGGGTGGTTATGTGTGGTATCTTTCCGATAAAAGATCCATCGTTCGGATCTCACCTGAATCAAGGCACAAAAGGGAATACACCACATATTATGAAAATGACGCCGAGAAAAAATTTGATTCATTTCGACCTTCTTATTTTATCATATCAGGTAATCAGAAATTGTATTTTGTTGATCCGACTTTGCGTAAATTGTTTTTTTACAATTGTATATATGATCGCTGGGATTTTGTTTTAAATACTCCGGAGGGAGTGGTCTTTCAGGAGGCTGACGAAAAAGGAAATCTGGCTTTCGCCGACATCAGAAACTTCCAGAATTTTATTGACCATTTGTATTTTTTTGATAAAGAAAATCAAAACATGTATGAAGTATTACCCACACCCTCTCGATACAGAGCTGTCATTTCCAATGATTTCATCAAGGGATATTTTGCCTATGGGTATGAAGGAATCGCGCAATATCGAAAGTCGGGTTCAAAGGTTAAGAAATTCCTCACTCACAAATCCGTTTACCAAAATGAAGCCAAGGAAGGTGCACTGTTTCCTACTAGAGGAATTGCATCAGTGAAAGATAGCCTCTTGATTGTATGCACCGCGTACAATGACATCATGACAGTGGATCTTATGTTGGATGCGCAGAATATTTTGCCATTTTATGATCCTAAAACCAAAGAGAGGGTAAGGGTCAGCGATGATTTTTCAAAACTGATCAGTGCGGATGAAAATTTTGTTTGGTTGGATTACAACACTTATTTTTCAAGATTGGATCTATCCAAGAGTGTCGCAGAGAAAATACTTCCAAATATATACGATTTTGTTCCGGGAAAGGATGGACAATGGTATTTATGCGGGTCAAAGGATAGAACCATTTCTGATCTATACCTTTGGACAGAGGCCACAAATCATTTGGAAAATTTAACCCGGCATATTTCGGAAGACTCTATGAAAATCAATGGCAATTCAGTGTTGTTTAGAGACAAAAGGGGTTACATCTGGGCTGGGAATCAAGCAGGAGTGCAATGGTTTGATCCTAAAAACCGGTCTTACAAGAGATTAAAATCATGGTATGGCAATACAGATTCACCTGTAAGTTGTATTGAGCAAACAGCCGATGGAACAATGTGGTTTGGGACTCTGGGCTCTGGATTGATTAAGTATCATCCGGAAAATGGAGTTCTTCAACGTTATGGTAATGCGGAGGGATTGCCCAATCAAAAAGTGGCAAGCTTGATCGCAGATAGTCTTAATTTATGGGTGGCAACCTATGATGGACTTGCTTATTATTTTATGCATAAAAATTCATTTGTTAAATTTTACAAGGAAGATGGTTTAAGTCACAATGAATTTAACCGAAGGTCTTCTTTAAAGTTAAGAGATGGCAGATTTGTCTTTGGTACCATCGATGGGATCAATGTCTTTAGGTCAGAAGATTTGTTGGGCGCAAAATTTGATAACCAAAGTAGAATTAAACCAATTGTCATCAGTCATTCAGATGGTAAAGAATTGAAGAGATATAGACTTGGGGCAGAGGATATAAAGAAACTGATAATTCCTCCCTCAAACCGGTATTGCGATTTCGAATTTTGTTTGACAGGGAGTTCTGCCGATAATCCGGCTCAACTGGCATACATGGTAGAAGGGATACACGGAAGCTGGAATTATACCAACAGCAACAGGATTGAAATTCCATGGCTTCCTTCAGGGAGACATTTGCTCAGGGTGAAAGGAGCTGATTTAATGGGAGACTGGAGCGAAGAATACACCTTGGCACTGGATGTCAGACAATACTTTTATCAAAGTTGGTGGTTTCTCAGTTTGATTTCATTGATCATCTTATTCGCAATATTTAAATACCAGAGACTTCGACATTCTAGACAGTTAGAGCACTTGAGTGCCTTGCAGTTCAAACAACTGCACGATATGAAAACGAAATTCTTTTCTTACATCACCCATGAATTCAGGACACCACTTACCTTAATTCTGGGATATGCCCAATTTGGTATGGAGACTGACAATACCGAGAGCGGACATTTTAAAAAAATTGCAGCAGCAGGTAGAAGATTGTTGGATTTGGTCAATCAAATGCTGGATTTGGCAAGGGCTGAGTCAGGAAGATTGGCCATAAAACCGAGTTCAGGCAATTTGGTTTTGTTTCTTGCGGAATGCTATTCAAGATTAGAGCCACTGGCCAAAAATAAAAATATTGCTTTCGGATTTCAATCCAATTGCGAAGAACTTATTTGTGAATTTGATCAGGACGTCTTGCAGAAAATTGTTGATAATCTTTTGACGAATGCCATCAAGTTTACACCAGAACTTGGCAAAGTCAGTCTGCAGCTACAGCTGCATAAAGATCATCCGGAGCAATTTTCAGAAAATGTGATGGCAGACATCATCGTATCGGACAATGGACCTGGTTTGTCTGATGAAGATCGTTTAAAAATATTCGAACCATTCTATCAGACCAATCGGAGTAGCCTTCAAGCCGGATCAGGCCTTGGACTTACATTGGTAAGGGAATTGGTGGATCGGACCGGTGGGAAAATTATACTGGAAAGCAAGCCCGGCAAGGGATCAAAGTTTACCATAAGATTTTATTTTCAACAAGATCCAGCCAGTCAGCTGGGTGGATCCTTGGAACTGGAACTTAATTCTGATGCATTGACTGAGCGCCCCGGTGAATTATTGGAAGAAGGAGGTGAGACTACTGCTTCGGAAGATTTGATACTAATTGTTGAGGACAACCCTGAAATCGCCGAGTATATTGAAAAATGTCTCAATGAACATTTTATGTGTCACAAGGCTGTAAATGGAAAAGATGGATTTGACAAAGCTTGTACATTGGTTCCAGACCTAATTATTTCAGACATTATGATGCCCATCATGGATGGATTTGAGTTGTTGCAAAAGCTTAAATCTGAACCCATCACAAGCCATATTCCGGTCATATTGCTAACTGCAAAAGTTCAGGCTGAAGACAGGATCAAAGGCTTAAAAGCCGGTGCCAATGCTTATTTGCCAAAACCATTTGATCCCACAGAATTGCAATTGACCGTTAGAAATCTTTTTCAACTCAAACGCGAATTCATAAGGAGATACACATCTGCTGATTTATTAAGTCCAGAAATTATAGCTGATCCACCAGAAACAAACCAGAGTTTATTGGAGGACGACTTCAGATTAAATGATCAGTTTTTCTTAAAACTTAAATCTCACATTGAAGAGAATATTTCAGAACCGGAATTAGACAATGAGGACCTGTGCAAATTTATGGGCATGTCTAAAAGTCAGTTGCATCGCAAGGTAAGTGCATTAACAGGCAACCCACCGGTCAAATTGATCAGAACCATTAGATTACAACATGCAGCAAAGCTCTTGATGCAGTCTCCGGAAATGACCATTTCTGAGATCGGTTACGCCTCAGGATTTAATTCTCCCGCGTATTTTGCCAGAGTTTTTCAGACTGAATTTGGAATGAGTGCATCAGAATACAGGGAAAGACAAGTGCAATCATATCGCTGA
- a CDS encoding isoprenylcysteine carboxylmethyltransferase family protein, which yields MSQHILWVYVGLLSFYHIGEFVLTKRIHGRAHFSALLISVPYLLAQAIAILEYELGWKYMNAYKGLLIHYLWLPGFILCVIGLTMRFASILTAQKSFTHAIQIDRRKEHQLITTGIYSWSRHPAYFGWFVWALASQILLSNPISFLLFWFWSWVYFKKRIELEEEYLFRFFGDEYLQYKSKTPVRIPFIP from the coding sequence ATGAGTCAACATATATTATGGGTTTACGTGGGATTGTTGTCTTTTTATCACATTGGAGAATTTGTGTTGACGAAAAGGATTCATGGTAGGGCTCACTTTTCCGCTCTTTTGATTTCAGTTCCTTATTTACTGGCTCAAGCCATTGCAATTCTGGAGTATGAGTTAGGATGGAAGTATATGAATGCGTACAAAGGACTACTGATTCATTATTTGTGGCTGCCTGGATTTATCTTGTGCGTGATTGGTTTGACGATGAGATTTGCCTCCATCCTTACTGCCCAAAAATCATTTACACACGCCATTCAGATAGATCGTAGAAAGGAGCATCAGCTCATAACCACGGGTATCTATTCCTGGTCGAGGCATCCAGCTTATTTTGGGTGGTTTGTATGGGCGCTGGCATCACAGATACTTCTCTCAAATCCAATTTCATTCCTCTTATTTTGGTTTTGGTCCTGGGTTTATTTTAAAAAGAGGATTGAGTTGGAAGAGGAATATCTGTTTCGTTTTTTTGGAGATGAATATTTGCAATACAAAAGCAAGACGCCAGTAAGAATTCCTTTTATTCCATAG
- a CDS encoding methylenetetrahydrofolate reductase: protein MKVTDYFKQSPEKTFVSFEILPPLKGGSIHLLFDQLDPLMEFNPPFIDVTYHREEYIYKQQPSGYYEKTSIRKRPGTVGICAALMNRYKIEAVPHLICGGFTKEDTENALIDLHFLQINNVLALRGDARKFDEKFIPEPGGHDNALDLVKQINSLNQGNYLDPNIENGSPMDFCIGVAGYPEKHFEAPSLKSDLKFTRKKIEAGANYIVTQMFFDNQKFFKYVELCRAEGLDVPIVPGIKPLTKKYQLNSIPRNFYIDLPYDLVREVQKAKTDEAVRQVGIEWCLQQSIELKKSGVPCIHYYAMGDGDVVKKIVERLV from the coding sequence ATGAAAGTCACCGATTATTTCAAACAATCACCAGAAAAAACATTTGTTTCCTTCGAGATTCTTCCTCCACTCAAAGGTGGAAGCATTCATCTTTTGTTTGATCAGCTGGACCCCTTGATGGAATTTAACCCACCCTTTATTGATGTGACTTACCACCGTGAAGAATACATTTACAAACAACAGCCAAGCGGGTATTACGAAAAAACTTCCATTCGCAAAAGGCCAGGTACAGTAGGGATTTGTGCGGCTCTGATGAATCGCTACAAGATCGAGGCAGTACCTCATTTGATCTGCGGTGGATTTACAAAAGAAGATACAGAAAACGCTTTGATAGATTTACATTTTTTGCAGATCAACAATGTACTTGCTCTTAGGGGCGATGCCAGGAAATTTGATGAAAAATTTATTCCAGAACCAGGAGGACACGATAATGCACTTGATCTCGTCAAACAAATTAACTCCCTCAACCAGGGAAATTATCTCGACCCCAACATTGAAAATGGAAGTCCCATGGATTTCTGCATTGGAGTAGCCGGCTATCCTGAAAAACATTTTGAAGCACCCAGTTTAAAGTCTGATTTAAAATTTACCCGAAAAAAAATTGAAGCAGGAGCCAATTACATTGTTACCCAAATGTTCTTTGACAACCAAAAGTTTTTTAAATATGTAGAACTTTGTCGGGCAGAAGGGCTTGATGTGCCCATTGTACCCGGCATCAAACCTCTCACCAAAAAATACCAACTCAATTCAATCCCCAGAAATTTCTACATTGACCTTCCTTACGATTTGGTGCGAGAAGTCCAGAAAGCAAAAACCGATGAAGCGGTCAGGCAAGTAGGGATCGAATGGTGCCTCCAACAATCCATCGAACTAAAAAAATCCGGCGTACCATGTATCCACTACTATGCGATGGGTGATGGTGATGTGGTCAAAAAGATTGTGGAGAGGTTGGTGTAA
- a CDS encoding prolipoprotein diacylglyceryl transferase, which translates to MFPDLSYILHALFGTSPDNAFSVVKTFGLLLGIAVFCSGWMLYYELIRKELSGQLQGRMETVVVYKPIDWKEILLQSFINFVIGYKFGLIISDFENFQEDPAAAVFSLKGFLPGGLILGALTFVYYWYKMQKQTDKEIRKKEMFIRPVDRIYDITALAAISGIVGSKLFSIFENFGDFIRDPIGSFFSGSGLTIYGGLILAFIVVYRYLNNKGLRPIHMIDAIAPTLMLGYAVGRMGCHLSGDGDWGIVNEMAKPGWFIFPDSWWAFSYPHNVLNEGVPIEGCVWRHCHELIPKVFPTPLYESILAFLITIILWLLRKKIHYGGVLFFIYCIFNGVERFFIEAIRVNPRYEIMGFHPSMSQFIAFLLVIIGITGSIYFWRKKIS; encoded by the coding sequence ATGTTTCCCGATTTATCCTATATTCTTCATGCCCTTTTCGGAACCTCTCCTGACAATGCTTTTTCAGTGGTGAAGACCTTTGGCTTGTTGTTGGGAATCGCAGTATTTTGTAGTGGCTGGATGTTGTACTACGAGCTGATAAGAAAAGAGCTAAGCGGACAGCTACAAGGCAGAATGGAAACCGTTGTGGTCTACAAACCCATCGATTGGAAGGAAATTCTTTTACAATCCTTCATCAATTTTGTCATTGGCTATAAATTTGGCTTGATCATCAGTGATTTTGAAAACTTTCAGGAAGATCCGGCGGCGGCGGTATTTTCATTAAAAGGATTTCTTCCAGGTGGTTTGATTTTAGGAGCATTGACCTTTGTTTATTACTGGTACAAAATGCAAAAACAAACCGACAAAGAAATCAGAAAAAAAGAAATGTTCATCCGACCGGTAGATCGTATCTATGATATCACTGCTTTAGCCGCTATATCTGGTATTGTAGGTTCCAAATTGTTTTCTATTTTTGAAAACTTTGGTGATTTTATCAGAGATCCCATTGGCAGTTTTTTTAGTGGATCTGGTCTTACCATTTACGGTGGCCTCATACTTGCATTTATCGTGGTGTACCGCTATCTCAACAACAAGGGACTTCGCCCCATCCACATGATCGATGCCATCGCTCCTACCCTGATGTTAGGTTATGCTGTTGGAAGAATGGGTTGCCATTTGAGTGGTGATGGAGACTGGGGTATTGTCAATGAAATGGCAAAACCCGGCTGGTTTATCTTTCCAGACAGTTGGTGGGCCTTTTCTTACCCTCACAATGTACTCAATGAAGGAGTACCCATCGAAGGCTGTGTTTGGAGACATTGTCACGAGCTAATACCCAAGGTATTTCCCACCCCTTTGTATGAATCGATCCTTGCCTTCCTGATTACAATCATATTGTGGCTATTGAGAAAGAAAATACACTATGGTGGGGTTCTATTCTTTATCTACTGTATTTTTAATGGAGTTGAACGTTTTTTTATAGAGGCCATCAGGGTAAATCCAAGATATGAGATAATGGGTTTTCATCCTTCGATGTCTCAATTTATCGCATTCCTGTTGGTGATCATTGGAATAACAGGATCCATTTACTTTTGGAGAAAGAAAATAAGCTAA
- the def gene encoding peptide deformylase, with product MILPIYLYGQSVLKERAKEISSDHHGLPQLIQDMWDTMYHATGVGLAAPQIGQSLRIFVVDTLPYYEDENESIGLKKVFINPTILEETGDEWAFEEGCLSIPKITADVRRQTSVKLRYQDENFNWHEELFDGMNARVIQHEYDHIDGVLFIEKISTVRRQLIQRKLEKIKKGQVEARYPVKF from the coding sequence ATGATACTGCCCATTTATTTATACGGCCAATCTGTACTCAAAGAAAGAGCCAAAGAAATCTCTTCGGATCATCATGGTTTGCCACAACTCATTCAGGATATGTGGGACACCATGTACCATGCCACTGGCGTCGGTTTGGCTGCGCCTCAAATCGGCCAATCTCTGAGAATTTTTGTGGTGGACACCTTGCCCTACTACGAAGATGAAAACGAGTCCATAGGCTTGAAAAAGGTATTTATTAATCCGACCATTCTTGAAGAAACCGGTGATGAATGGGCCTTTGAAGAAGGCTGTCTGAGCATTCCCAAAATAACCGCTGATGTCAGGCGACAGACCAGCGTCAAATTGCGCTATCAGGATGAAAATTTTAACTGGCACGAAGAATTATTTGATGGCATGAATGCACGGGTCATTCAACACGAATACGATCACATCGATGGTGTACTTTTTATCGAAAAAATTTCTACCGTACGCCGCCAGCTAATCCAGCGAAAATTAGAGAAAATTAAGAAAGGGCAGGTCGAAGCCCGATATCCGGTTAAATTTTAA
- the mnmG gene encoding tRNA uridine-5-carboxymethylaminomethyl(34) synthesis enzyme MnmG, with the protein MFPDYDVIVVGAGHAGCEAAAASANMGCRVMLVTMNMQTIAQMSCNPAMGGVAKGQIVREIDAMGGYSGIVTDETMVQFRMLNRSKGPAMWSPRAQSDRMLFARKWRQLLEAHPLIDFWQDMVRGLMIKDNRVVGIRTGMGVEIIGKTVILTNGTFLNGLIHIGEKQLGGGRAGESAARGITEQLVELGFEAGRMKTGTPPRLDGRSIDYSKMEVQEGDQQAERFSYTQTQLPDRQLPCHISYTNQEVHDILKTGFDRSPMFAGRIQGLGPRYCPSIEDKIDRFSDRDRHQLFVEPEGWDTQEIYLNGFSSSLPEEVQYKALKKIPGLENVKMFRPGYAIEYDYFPPTQLGLSLETHLIQNLYFAGQINGTTGYEEAACQGLMAGINASLRVKEKEPLILKRSDAYIGVLIDDLVNKGTEEPYRMFTSRAEYRILLRQDNADLRLTPIADKISMEHMEARLKRLHQKQDWIHQISQFTQNNSADPDQVNAYLIEIDSSPIDQKTRIAQLISRPNVELASLRNYLPALDQCCAQADAESLQATEINIKYEGYVRKEQELVDKMNRLEAVKINPEYDYHKINALSNEAKTKLSKIKPITIGQASRISGVSPADISVLLVHLGR; encoded by the coding sequence ATGTTTCCAGACTATGATGTCATTGTTGTAGGTGCCGGCCATGCAGGTTGCGAAGCGGCAGCGGCTTCAGCCAACATGGGTTGTCGGGTGATGCTGGTGACCATGAATATGCAAACCATTGCACAAATGTCATGCAATCCTGCAATGGGCGGTGTCGCCAAAGGACAGATCGTTCGAGAAATTGATGCAATGGGCGGATATTCGGGGATCGTCACAGATGAGACCATGGTCCAGTTTCGCATGCTCAACCGATCAAAAGGTCCTGCCATGTGGAGCCCTAGGGCACAGAGCGACCGGATGTTGTTTGCGCGTAAATGGCGTCAATTGCTCGAAGCCCACCCCCTCATTGACTTTTGGCAAGACATGGTGCGTGGTCTAATGATTAAAGACAACAGGGTCGTGGGTATCCGAACGGGAATGGGTGTTGAAATCATTGGAAAAACGGTCATTTTAACCAATGGCACTTTTCTCAACGGATTAATTCACATAGGCGAAAAACAATTGGGAGGTGGTAGAGCTGGAGAAAGTGCTGCCAGAGGGATTACCGAACAATTGGTTGAGTTGGGATTTGAAGCGGGCAGGATGAAAACTGGAACTCCTCCCAGATTGGATGGAAGAAGCATCGACTATTCCAAAATGGAAGTCCAGGAGGGCGATCAGCAAGCAGAACGATTTTCTTATACCCAGACCCAGCTTCCGGACAGGCAGTTGCCTTGTCATATCAGCTATACCAATCAGGAAGTACACGATATTCTTAAAACAGGTTTTGACAGAAGCCCTATGTTTGCAGGTAGAATACAGGGACTAGGACCGAGGTATTGCCCTAGCATCGAAGACAAAATAGATCGCTTCTCTGACCGGGACAGACACCAGTTGTTCGTCGAACCCGAGGGTTGGGATACCCAGGAAATTTATCTCAACGGATTTTCATCATCTTTGCCGGAAGAAGTACAATACAAAGCGCTCAAAAAGATTCCCGGGCTTGAAAACGTTAAAATGTTTCGGCCGGGTTATGCCATTGAGTATGATTATTTTCCACCGACGCAGTTGGGATTGAGTCTTGAAACCCATTTGATCCAAAACCTTTATTTCGCCGGACAGATCAATGGTACGACAGGGTACGAAGAAGCAGCCTGTCAGGGATTGATGGCCGGTATCAATGCATCGCTCAGGGTGAAGGAAAAAGAACCATTGATCCTCAAAAGATCAGATGCCTACATCGGAGTACTGATCGACGATCTGGTAAATAAGGGTACGGAAGAACCTTACCGGATGTTTACCTCCAGGGCAGAATACCGTATTTTATTGCGACAAGACAATGCAGATCTCCGATTGACGCCCATTGCCGATAAAATAAGTATGGAGCATATGGAGGCCAGACTAAAAAGATTGCATCAAAAACAGGATTGGATCCATCAGATCAGCCAGTTCACTCAGAACAACAGCGCAGATCCCGATCAGGTCAATGCTTATCTAATAGAAATTGACAGCAGCCCGATTGACCAAAAAACAAGAATTGCCCAACTGATTAGCCGCCCAAACGTCGAACTGGCCTCACTGCGCAACTACCTCCCTGCACTGGACCAGTGCTGTGCTCAGGCTGATGCAGAATCGCTTCAGGCCACTGAAATCAATATTAAATACGAAGGGTATGTTCGCAAAGAACAAGAATTGGTGGACAAAATGAATCGTTTGGAAGCCGTTAAAATCAATCCTGAATACGATTACCACAAAATCAATGCGCTTTCCAATGAAGCCAAAACCAAATTGTCTAAGATCAAACCCATCACCATTGGTCAAGCCAGCCGGATCAGCGGTGTATCTCCTGCGGATATCTCCGTTTTGTTGGTTCATTTGGGACGGTAA
- a CDS encoding cation transporter has protein sequence MSTPLRQNLSLRAQRLLLIVAILMMLVKLFAWYLTSSVAVMSDALESLVNVTAGFLGYYSLILSARPRDENHPYGHGKVEFISSAAEGVMIAMAGLWIIFESIRSILWTQEVRQLDLGIFLMVFAMVVHWVVGEYCIKVGRKNHSVALLASGTHIRSDAITSLGIVIGLFLVWWTGIDLIDAFVAILFAVFILISALKIIRKSISGIMDEVDLVMINDLIDVLHTNRRKNWIDIHHLRVVNYAGFMHIDCHLTVPRYFTVEESHEEIEMLHQILHHHFEGRIEMSIHTDPCISSQCGICSKADCPIRSSEFKFHHKWDMASITQNQKHQFDG, from the coding sequence ATGAGCACTCCTCTCAGACAAAACTTGTCATTGCGCGCGCAGCGATTGTTGCTGATCGTTGCCATTTTAATGATGCTTGTCAAACTGTTTGCCTGGTATCTCACTTCTTCAGTAGCGGTAATGTCTGATGCCCTGGAAAGTCTGGTCAATGTGACCGCAGGTTTTTTGGGGTATTACAGTTTGATTTTGTCTGCAAGACCCCGAGATGAAAATCACCCGTATGGACATGGCAAAGTAGAATTCATCAGTTCCGCAGCTGAAGGAGTCATGATCGCCATGGCAGGTCTTTGGATCATATTTGAATCGATCAGATCTATTTTATGGACCCAGGAAGTGAGACAGCTGGACTTGGGCATCTTTTTAATGGTATTTGCAATGGTGGTGCATTGGGTTGTTGGTGAGTATTGCATTAAGGTAGGGAGAAAAAATCACTCCGTTGCTCTTTTGGCCAGTGGAACCCATATACGATCTGATGCAATTACCTCATTAGGGATTGTCATCGGTTTGTTTTTGGTGTGGTGGACTGGAATTGATCTCATTGATGCCTTTGTAGCCATTCTGTTTGCAGTGTTTATTTTGATCTCTGCGTTGAAAATAATTCGAAAATCCATTTCCGGCATCATGGATGAAGTGGATCTCGTGATGATTAATGACCTAATAGACGTTCTTCATACCAATCGGAGAAAAAATTGGATAGACATTCACCATCTAAGAGTCGTTAATTATGCAGGTTTTATGCACATTGACTGTCATTTGACCGTTCCAAGATATTTCACCGTGGAGGAGTCTCACGAAGAAATCGAAATGCTTCATCAGATTTTGCATCATCATTTTGAAGGCCGGATAGAAATGTCCATTCACACGGATCCATGTATCTCGTCCCAGTGTGGGATTTGTTCGAAAGCGGATTGTCCCATAAGAAGTTCGGAATTTAAATTCCATCATAAATGGGATATGGCCAGTATTACCCAAAACCAAAAACACCAATTTGATGGTTAG